From Chryseobacterium sp. H1D6B, a single genomic window includes:
- a CDS encoding Tex family protein — MNTIEFIQKTLNISEKSINATLQLLAEDCTIPFISRYRKDKTGNLDEVQIEQISKINKQFEDILKRKETILKSVEEQNALTPEFKQRIDESFDIQELEDLYLPFKKRKKTKADSAKEKGLEPLAKIIMSQKSGDIQFLASKYLNDNVSSEEEALQGARDIMAEWINENMYVRKNLRRLFQRKAIITSKVVKAKKDEEGAQKFSQYFEWEESLSRTPSHRLLAMLRAETEGFVKVHIGIDKEEAVQFIEDSVIKSNNESAEQISLAIKDSYKRLLEPAISNETLQEAKEKADKKAIEIFSDNLSQLLLAPPLGEKRILAIDPGYKSGCKIVCIDEKGDLLHNETIYPHAPQNESGMAMKKIRSMVNAYHIEAISIGNGTASRETEFFIKKIAFDKPLQVFVVSEAGASVYSASKIARDEFPSYDVTVRGAVSIGRRLADPLAELVKIDAKSIGVGQYQHDVDQTQLKNKLDSTVMKCVNSVGINLNTASKSLLSYVSGIGEKMAENIVNYRAENGAFEDRKQLKKVPRLGEKAFQQAAAFIRITHGKNPLDNSAVHPEAYGIVEKMAKDLGIKTNELVANKEKTALIQPEKYITDEIGILGIKDIIKELEKPGLDPRKAAKVFEFDPSVKKITDLKIGMILPGIVNNITAFGCFVDLGIKESGLVHISQLKEGFVSDVNEVVKLHQHVQVKVTEVDEARKRIQLSMIL; from the coding sequence ATGAATACAATCGAATTTATCCAGAAAACACTCAATATATCAGAAAAAAGCATCAATGCAACACTTCAATTATTAGCTGAAGACTGTACTATTCCTTTTATATCTCGTTACAGAAAAGATAAAACAGGAAATTTGGATGAGGTACAGATAGAGCAGATCTCTAAAATCAATAAACAGTTTGAAGACATTCTAAAACGTAAGGAAACCATCCTAAAATCTGTTGAAGAACAAAATGCTTTAACACCGGAATTTAAACAAAGAATAGATGAAAGTTTCGATATTCAGGAACTTGAAGACTTATATTTACCCTTCAAAAAGCGTAAAAAAACAAAAGCTGACAGCGCCAAAGAAAAAGGACTGGAACCGCTAGCCAAAATCATTATGAGCCAGAAAAGCGGTGACATCCAGTTTTTAGCTTCAAAATATTTGAATGACAATGTTTCATCAGAAGAAGAAGCACTTCAGGGAGCAAGAGATATTATGGCTGAATGGATTAATGAAAACATGTACGTCCGTAAAAATCTCCGCCGTTTATTCCAGCGTAAAGCAATCATTACTTCTAAAGTGGTCAAAGCTAAAAAAGACGAGGAAGGCGCTCAAAAATTCTCTCAATATTTTGAATGGGAGGAAAGCTTGAGCAGAACACCCTCTCACAGATTATTAGCCATGTTAAGGGCAGAAACAGAAGGTTTTGTGAAAGTGCACATAGGCATTGACAAAGAAGAGGCCGTTCAATTTATAGAAGATTCAGTTATAAAATCTAATAATGAGAGTGCTGAACAAATCTCTTTAGCCATCAAAGACAGCTACAAAAGACTATTAGAACCCGCCATATCTAATGAAACCCTTCAGGAAGCAAAGGAAAAAGCAGATAAAAAAGCAATTGAAATATTCTCTGATAATTTAAGCCAGTTATTATTAGCGCCGCCTTTGGGAGAAAAACGAATTTTAGCGATCGATCCGGGATATAAAAGCGGCTGTAAGATAGTCTGTATCGATGAAAAAGGAGATTTGCTTCATAATGAAACCATCTATCCCCACGCTCCCCAAAATGAATCCGGAATGGCCATGAAAAAGATCCGTTCTATGGTGAATGCTTACCATATTGAAGCCATCTCTATCGGAAACGGTACAGCGAGCCGTGAAACAGAATTTTTCATTAAAAAAATTGCTTTTGATAAGCCTTTACAGGTTTTCGTGGTTTCAGAAGCCGGAGCTTCGGTATATTCAGCGAGTAAAATTGCGAGAGATGAATTTCCAAGCTATGATGTTACGGTCCGCGGAGCTGTTTCCATTGGAAGAAGATTAGCTGATCCCTTAGCCGAGCTGGTTAAAATTGATGCTAAATCTATCGGCGTCGGACAATACCAGCATGATGTAGATCAGACCCAGCTAAAAAACAAACTGGATTCTACAGTAATGAAATGTGTAAACTCTGTAGGAATCAATCTCAATACTGCCAGTAAATCTTTATTAAGCTATGTTTCCGGAATCGGTGAAAAAATGGCCGAAAATATTGTGAACTACCGTGCAGAAAATGGGGCTTTTGAAGACAGAAAGCAGCTAAAAAAAGTACCAAGATTAGGGGAGAAAGCATTTCAGCAGGCCGCGGCGTTCATCAGAATAACCCATGGGAAAAATCCTTTAGATAATTCTGCAGTTCATCCCGAAGCCTACGGAATTGTAGAAAAAATGGCTAAAGATTTAGGAATTAAAACCAATGAACTGGTTGCTAATAAAGAAAAAACAGCGCTGATCCAGCCGGAAAAATACATTACGGATGAAATTGGAATTTTAGGAATAAAAGATATCATCAAAGAGCTTGAAAAACCAGGACTAGATCCTAGAAAGGCCGCAAAAGTATTTGAATTTGACCCAAGCGTAAAAAAGATAACTGATTTAAAAATCGGAATGATCTTGCCTGGAATCGTCAATAATATCACCGCTTTCGGGTGTTTTGTAGATCTGGGAATCAAAGAAAGCGGACTGGTTCATATTTCTCAATTGAAAGAAGGTTTTGTTTCTGATGTGAATGAAGTAGTGAAATTACACCAGCACGTTCAGGTGAAGGTAACAGAAGTAGATGAGGCCAGAAAGAGAATTCAGTTGAGTATGATCCTGTAA
- a CDS encoding DUF1294 domain-containing protein: protein MIFYLFLINAAAFLVFGYDKFLAKHHKRRISELMLLFVTFIGGTAGALLGMAVFRHKVSKKSFILKFGLVVLVQIMLIFFFEKYI from the coding sequence ATGATTTTTTATTTATTTTTGATAAATGCAGCTGCATTTTTAGTTTTCGGTTACGATAAATTTCTAGCAAAGCATCATAAAAGAAGAATCTCGGAATTAATGCTTTTATTTGTGACTTTTATAGGAGGAACGGCCGGTGCTCTGCTGGGAATGGCTGTTTTCAGACATAAGGTTTCTAAAAAATCGTTTATCTTGAAATTTGGATTGGTGGTTTTAGTTCAAATTATGCTCATTTTCTTTTTTGAAAAATATATATGA
- a CDS encoding TonB-dependent receptor plug domain-containing protein: MSKKIIFLVIFGLAGYSKAQDKAEQALSKFGQNYPQEKIHLFFNKNSYTAGENLWFKSFVFDGYNSSSISTTLFVELYDSNKTLIDKKLIPLLNGEGSGSILLPEKLKEDIYYVRAYTAWMSNFSEDFQSVRPIAVYNALSPEKLVKDTVSPWTASVYPESGTFIEGINTKFAVRMQSKGMTPSDWSGYVIETDKPDTPLVTFKGFDQNTGLFNLTPKLGKKYQVVIQDKEGKKQNIDLPEAMHSGINLQVVSNSDAVNYTLKANNLSQGSSYYRVIGSINSQLVYKARINKISNETSYSIPADKLVNGILQLTVFDDKENVILQRLCFVQPKLLKIEKPSIQSLSLNHAPREKNSFDIAKDPDHTNYTVAVIDSETESSEEDQSLLSTLWLTGDITSRIIKPAQYFTKNNNADALDALLISEKWKRFDWTTIISDKFTPIKYKPESYISYKGKVNVQGKPAPNVDLNLIFDTSNNGTKLYQVKTDNDGMFTLNNLVFEGSMKFSYQLNSEQKTPAESSVFFQPNYTFIPYRNNLPVNGFKLVPRLKDETPPLEAVRAATTKNMQKIINERITDIEEVKLKGQKKNSTKKLNEELSSPLFKSADEQIFDFVNTNNQASTNILQWLQGRVAGLQIQFQGGSYTASLRGSKIGIYLDEMQVDADQVNSISVSDIAMVKVIKGYFAGGFGGGNGAIAIYTRRGGSSGSVTDPKKPTKLKQITLNGYDKEEPFNNLIYTDESLKTIPGDTRSVLYWNPYLEVQPKEPTSVEFFNNDDAKNYRVIIIGFDKNNETPLYYNEIVQ, translated from the coding sequence ATGTCAAAAAAAATTATCTTTTTAGTGATTTTTGGTCTGGCCGGTTATTCTAAAGCCCAAGATAAAGCAGAGCAGGCGCTCAGTAAATTCGGACAAAACTACCCTCAGGAAAAAATACACTTATTTTTCAACAAAAACAGTTACACCGCTGGAGAAAACCTATGGTTTAAATCTTTTGTATTCGACGGATATAACAGCTCAAGTATCTCCACCACTTTATTTGTGGAACTTTACGACAGCAATAAAACCCTGATCGACAAAAAGCTGATTCCTTTACTCAATGGAGAAGGAAGCGGAAGTATACTCCTGCCTGAAAAATTAAAGGAAGACATTTATTATGTTCGGGCCTACACTGCCTGGATGTCTAATTTCAGTGAAGATTTTCAATCGGTAAGACCTATTGCAGTCTACAATGCTTTATCACCAGAAAAACTTGTAAAAGACACCGTCTCGCCTTGGACAGCCTCTGTTTATCCGGAAAGCGGAACTTTCATAGAAGGTATTAATACAAAATTCGCAGTCCGCATGCAGTCCAAAGGAATGACACCGTCAGACTGGAGCGGCTATGTTATAGAAACAGATAAGCCCGATACACCTCTTGTTACTTTCAAAGGTTTTGACCAAAATACAGGACTGTTCAACCTTACTCCTAAACTTGGTAAAAAATACCAAGTGGTTATACAGGATAAGGAGGGCAAAAAACAAAATATTGATTTACCAGAAGCTATGCATTCAGGAATAAACTTACAGGTTGTAAGTAATTCAGATGCGGTTAATTACACTTTGAAAGCTAATAATTTATCTCAGGGATCCAGCTATTATAGAGTGATAGGAAGCATTAACAGCCAACTTGTGTACAAGGCACGAATCAATAAAATATCCAATGAGACTTCCTATTCTATTCCTGCTGATAAATTAGTGAATGGTATTCTGCAGCTCACTGTTTTCGATGATAAAGAAAATGTCATCTTACAAAGACTGTGCTTTGTACAGCCTAAGCTTTTAAAAATAGAAAAGCCTTCCATCCAGTCTTTATCTTTAAATCATGCTCCACGGGAGAAAAATTCTTTTGACATCGCCAAAGATCCTGATCACACAAATTACACAGTTGCTGTTATCGATTCTGAGACAGAAAGTTCAGAGGAAGACCAAAGCCTGCTGAGTACGCTGTGGCTTACTGGAGACATCACCTCAAGAATAATAAAACCTGCACAGTATTTCACTAAAAATAACAATGCTGATGCTTTAGATGCACTCTTGATCTCAGAAAAGTGGAAACGTTTTGACTGGACTACTATTATCTCTGATAAATTTACTCCTATAAAATATAAGCCGGAATCCTATATTTCTTACAAAGGAAAAGTAAACGTTCAGGGGAAACCTGCTCCTAATGTAGATCTAAATCTAATTTTTGACACATCAAATAATGGAACAAAACTCTATCAGGTAAAAACAGATAATGACGGCATGTTCACTTTAAACAATTTAGTCTTTGAGGGATCAATGAAGTTTTCTTATCAGTTAAATTCAGAACAGAAAACTCCTGCTGAGAGCAGTGTTTTTTTTCAGCCTAATTATACGTTTATTCCTTACAGAAATAATTTACCCGTCAACGGATTCAAATTAGTTCCCCGTTTAAAAGATGAAACACCTCCTCTAGAAGCTGTTAGAGCTGCCACGACAAAAAATATGCAGAAAATCATCAATGAAAGAATAACAGACATTGAAGAAGTAAAATTGAAAGGGCAGAAAAAAAACAGCACCAAAAAATTGAATGAAGAATTAAGCAGTCCCCTATTCAAAAGTGCTGATGAGCAGATTTTTGATTTCGTAAACACTAATAATCAAGCCTCTACTAATATCCTGCAGTGGCTTCAGGGAAGAGTGGCCGGCCTTCAGATACAATTTCAGGGTGGAAGCTATACCGCATCACTGAGAGGAAGTAAAATAGGAATTTATCTTGATGAAATGCAGGTAGATGCTGATCAGGTAAATTCTATTTCAGTATCAGATATTGCTATGGTAAAAGTAATCAAAGGATATTTTGCAGGCGGTTTTGGAGGCGGAAACGGGGCAATAGCAATTTACACCCGAAGAGGAGGCAGCAGCGGTTCTGTAACAGATCCTAAAAAACCAACAAAACTGAAACAGATCACATTGAATGGGTATGACAAAGAAGAGCCTTTCAATAATCTTATCTATACGGATGAAAGCTTAAAAACCATACCCGGCGACACACGCAGTGTTCTTTACTGGAATCCTTATCTTGAAGTACAGCCAAAAGAACCTACGTCAGTAGAATTTTTTAATAATGATGATGCTAAAAACTACCGTGTAATCATTATAGGATTTGATAAAAACAATGAAACCCCTTTATACTATAACGAAATAGTTCAATAA
- the typA gene encoding translational GTPase TypA, with protein sequence MQNIRNIAIIAHVDHGKTTLVDKIIHATNIFRDNQESGELIMDNNDLERERGITILSKNISVTYKDVKINVIDTPGHADFGGEVERVLKMADGVILLVDAFEGPMPQTRFVLQKALELGLRPLVVINKVDKPNCRPDEVHDKVFDLFFNLEASEEQLDFPTFYGSSKEGWFNTSLEKTENIFPLLDGILQYVPEPKVSEGSLQMQIVSLDFSSFLGRIAIGKVIRGEIKESQWIGLAQADGKILKGKVKELYVFEGLGKKKVSEVKAGDICAVVGFDAFQIGDSFVDLESPEPLPRTSIDEPTLNMTFSINNSPFFGKDGKYVTSNHLKERLTKELEKNLALRVEQTDDANTFLVFGRGILHLSVLIETMRREGYEMTIGQPQVILREIDGEKCEPYESLVVDVPEEFASRVIDLATQRKGDLHIMETKGEMQHMEFEIPSRGLIGLRSQMLTATAGEAIMAHRFTEYKPFKGAIPGRSNGVLVSKTQGPATEYSIAKLQDRGKFYVDPGEEIYAGMIIGEQNKPGDLVVNIVEAKQLNNMRASGKDKDTGVAPKILFSLEECMEYIQGDEAIEVTPNFIRMRKKVLSEEERKRMERSGKA encoded by the coding sequence ATGCAAAACATTAGAAATATTGCGATTATCGCACACGTTGACCACGGGAAGACGACTTTGGTTGATAAGATTATTCATGCTACAAACATTTTCAGAGATAATCAGGAAAGTGGAGAATTAATAATGGATAATAACGATCTTGAAAGAGAAAGAGGTATTACCATTTTATCTAAAAATATTTCTGTTACTTATAAAGACGTTAAAATTAACGTAATTGATACTCCTGGTCACGCCGATTTCGGTGGGGAAGTGGAGAGAGTTTTAAAGATGGCGGATGGAGTAATTTTGTTGGTAGATGCTTTTGAAGGGCCTATGCCTCAGACAAGATTCGTATTGCAGAAAGCTTTAGAATTAGGGTTAAGACCATTAGTGGTTATCAACAAAGTAGATAAACCAAACTGTCGTCCTGACGAAGTTCATGATAAAGTATTTGATTTATTCTTCAACCTTGAAGCAAGTGAAGAGCAGTTGGATTTCCCAACGTTCTACGGTTCTTCAAAAGAAGGATGGTTCAACACTTCATTAGAAAAAACAGAAAATATTTTCCCATTATTAGATGGTATTTTACAATATGTTCCAGAACCTAAAGTATCAGAAGGAAGCCTTCAGATGCAGATTGTTTCTTTAGATTTCTCTTCTTTCTTGGGAAGAATTGCTATCGGAAAAGTAATCAGAGGTGAGATCAAAGAATCTCAGTGGATCGGTTTAGCACAGGCTGACGGTAAAATCTTAAAAGGAAAAGTAAAAGAATTATACGTTTTCGAAGGATTAGGAAAGAAAAAAGTTTCAGAAGTAAAAGCGGGAGATATCTGTGCTGTAGTAGGTTTTGATGCTTTCCAGATCGGAGATTCTTTCGTAGATCTTGAAAGTCCTGAGCCATTGCCAAGAACTTCTATTGATGAGCCTACGTTGAATATGACGTTCTCAATCAACAATTCACCTTTCTTCGGTAAAGATGGTAAGTATGTGACTTCAAACCACCTGAAAGAAAGATTAACTAAAGAATTAGAGAAAAACTTAGCATTACGAGTTGAACAGACTGATGATGCAAACACGTTCTTAGTATTCGGTAGAGGTATTCTTCACTTGTCAGTTCTAATTGAAACAATGAGAAGAGAAGGGTACGAAATGACAATTGGGCAGCCGCAGGTTATCTTAAGAGAAATCGATGGAGAAAAATGTGAGCCTTACGAATCTTTGGTTGTTGATGTTCCTGAAGAATTTGCTTCAAGAGTTATCGATTTAGCTACTCAGAGAAAAGGAGATCTTCACATTATGGAAACTAAAGGTGAAATGCAGCACATGGAATTCGAAATTCCTTCTAGAGGATTGATCGGATTACGTTCTCAAATGTTAACAGCTACTGCAGGTGAGGCTATTATGGCACACCGTTTCACAGAATATAAGCCTTTTAAAGGTGCTATTCCTGGAAGAAGCAACGGGGTGTTAGTAAGTAAAACTCAAGGGCCGGCTACAGAATATTCTATCGCGAAATTACAAGATAGAGGTAAGTTTTATGTTGATCCGGGCGAGGAGATCTACGCAGGGATGATCATTGGTGAGCAGAACAAGCCAGGTGACTTAGTGGTAAACATCGTTGAAGCAAAACAATTGAACAACATGCGTGCTTCAGGTAAAGATAAAGATACTGGAGTTGCTCCGAAAATCTTATTCTCACTAGAAGAATGTATGGAATATATTCAAGGTGACGAAGCGATTGAAGTTACACCAAACTTCATCAGAATGAGAAAGAAAGTACTTTCTGAAGAAGAAAGAAAAAGAATGGAGAGATCAGGGAAAGCTTAA
- a CDS encoding GIY-YIG nuclease family protein, whose product MDTIIKGWMYILLCSDGSYYTESTNNINIRIAQHKAGTGANHTKKRLPVELLYFEGYERIDLAFYREKQVQGVEP is encoded by the coding sequence ATGGATACAATTATAAAAGGCTGGATGTACATTCTGCTCTGTTCGGATGGGAGTTATTATACCGAAAGTACCAATAATATCAACATTAGAATTGCACAGCATAAAGCCGGTACCGGTGCTAATCATACAAAAAAAAGACTGCCTGTTGAACTTTTATATTTTGAAGGATATGAACGGATAGATTTAGCATTCTATAGAGAAAAGCAGGTACAGGGGGTGGAGCCGTAA
- a CDS encoding right-handed parallel beta-helix repeat-containing protein, whose amino-acid sequence MITKQIQDPQTGEIISLIPVTSWYDGTLMTASKCDEIIYFKGKTDDPEPYYKRYIENHINVKWFGAVGDGAANDTASIQAAFNFLLNMRNLRTTDNSTFNLCCFIPDGKYKINKMLLFPTSCTLQGASKHGTILFTKENDIAVIFPTYDGTVVNTPDNTPTYTKNEEYTIITNLTIAGTHYKVSPYEERPAIPSNFGKGILIDKMTKISVQNVSIEGFETSGIHCTESSYVFLSDTILMNNRVGLLATNTSTSIFAVNTEIRLNSIGILMSDSYACYFTNCLLEANFAHYSPAIDFDKSPEASRGIAVTLKNCQNINFSNSYFEAHLATAVLYSSQSNVFTNCYFVPAGKDFIDDTSISPYLVWFYGNDSSNNKFIDNYYTSSNESLYHSHKFFTHFRNTSTGNVFELTTKDQLDLFISQNQDEFTEFINNSWKANTPKFFCKGSNEQFIDAERRYITDKTFGSASERPTNNLYNGQHYFDSTLGKPIYWQGTKWVKADGTDA is encoded by the coding sequence ATGATTACAAAACAAATTCAAGATCCACAAACTGGTGAAATTATAAGCTTAATTCCTGTAACATCATGGTATGACGGAACTTTAATGACCGCATCAAAATGTGATGAAATCATTTATTTCAAAGGAAAAACAGATGATCCTGAACCATATTATAAAAGATATATTGAAAATCATATCAATGTAAAATGGTTTGGTGCAGTAGGTGACGGTGCAGCTAATGATACAGCGAGCATACAAGCTGCATTTAACTTTCTATTAAACATGAGGAATCTAAGAACAACTGACAATTCTACGTTTAATCTCTGCTGTTTTATCCCCGATGGTAAATATAAAATTAATAAAATGCTGTTGTTTCCTACTTCTTGTACCTTACAAGGAGCTTCTAAACACGGAACGATTTTATTTACTAAAGAAAATGACATTGCTGTTATTTTCCCAACCTATGATGGTACAGTAGTGAATACTCCTGATAACACTCCTACTTATACAAAAAACGAAGAATATACTATTATAACAAATTTAACAATTGCCGGAACACACTACAAGGTAAGTCCTTATGAAGAAAGACCAGCTATTCCTAGTAATTTCGGGAAAGGAATTTTAATTGATAAAATGACAAAAATAAGTGTCCAAAATGTTTCCATTGAGGGTTTTGAAACATCAGGAATACACTGTACCGAAAGTTCTTATGTATTTTTGAGTGACACTATTTTAATGAATAATAGAGTTGGCTTATTAGCGACCAATACTTCCACCTCTATTTTTGCAGTAAATACAGAAATTAGATTGAATTCGATAGGCATTTTAATGTCTGATTCTTATGCATGTTATTTCACCAATTGTTTATTGGAAGCTAATTTTGCTCACTATTCTCCTGCTATTGATTTCGATAAATCTCCAGAAGCTTCAAGAGGAATAGCCGTAACTCTGAAAAATTGTCAAAATATTAATTTTTCAAATTCCTATTTCGAAGCACATTTGGCAACTGCCGTTCTCTATTCTTCTCAGTCTAATGTATTTACTAACTGCTACTTTGTTCCTGCAGGTAAAGACTTTATAGACGACACTTCCATCTCACCTTACTTAGTCTGGTTCTATGGGAATGATTCCTCAAATAACAAGTTTATTGATAATTACTACACAAGTTCTAATGAAAGTCTTTATCATTCTCACAAATTCTTTACTCATTTCAGAAATACTTCCACTGGAAATGTTTTTGAATTAACAACCAAAGATCAGTTGGATTTATTTATTTCGCAAAATCAGGATGAGTTCACTGAATTTATAAATAATAGTTGGAAAGCCAACACTCCAAAATTTTTCTGCAAAGGATCCAATGAACAATTCATAGATGCTGAAAGAAGATATATTACTGATAAAACTTTTGGTTCTGCCTCTGAACGCCCAACAAATAATCTTTATAATGGACAGCATTATTTTGATTCTACACTGGGGAAACCAATTTACTGGCAAGGAACAAAATGGGTAAAAGCTGACGGAACAGATGCTTAA